Genomic DNA from Sphingobium sp. WTD-1:
GCCGAAGCCGACAGCCTGCGCGCGCAGGGCGCCCTGTTCCGCGATTTCCGCATGGTCGGCGTCGCTGCGGAACGCGCCGCCCTCCTCACCCTGCTGCGCAGCCGCAAGATCGGCAGCGAGGTCGGGCGCAAGCTCACCCGTGAACTTGACCTGTCCGAAGCGCGACTGCGCGCATGAGCGGGGACAGAACGGACAAGCCGGCCCGGCGACCGCTCCGATTCTCGGTAGAGGTCATCAGCCGGCTGTTTCGCGACTGGCTCTATCCGGCGGGCCTGGCGGACGATGCCAGCATCGACGCCGCGATCGCCGATTTCGTGCTGGACGGGATCAACGCCAATCGCAGCTGAGCGCCCGCCCGCATTTCCAGCCTATGTGTCAGCGCCGACAAAATCCCCGGGCTTTCCCGTGATAGCAGGCCCCACTGTCTGCAACGGGAAGGACCGGCGTGCTGGAATATCTGGGAAAGGGCGAGCATCTTCTCTCGCTATGGCTTGGCCTGTTTGTCGCGACCGGGATCGGCGCCGGCATCGTCAGCGGCTATTTCAAGGCGCGCAAGATCCAGCCGCGCGGCTTCAAATGGAAAATTTTCCGGAACGAGGCCGGCTTTGCGGTCATCAACCTCGCCATCACCGGCCTGCTCCTCGGCACGATCAAGACCAAGCTGGTCGAAATCGGTGCGATCAGCTTCAACCCGGCGCCCGCCGCCTGGTGGATGATCGCGCTCGAATATGCGCTCTATTTCTTCCTGTTCGACACCTATTTCTACTGGCTGCACCGCTGGATGCACAAGGAACCGGTCTATAGCTGGGTCCACAAGCTGCATCACAAGTCGACCTCCCCCAACCTGCTCACCACCCTGTCGGTCAGCCCGCTGGAATCGCTGATCAATGGCGGCTTCGTGCCGCTGTTCCTGACCGTCTTCACCGTCCATGACGCGACCGTCGCGCTGATTGTCCCCACCAACATCATCATGGGCCTCTATGTCCATTCCGGCTATGAGATGCTGCCGCGCTGGTGGAACCGCAGCTGGGCGACCAAATGGTTCATCTCCGCCACCTTCCACGATCAGCATCATCGTTATTTCACCGGCAATTTCGGCGGCTACACAACGATCTGGGACCGACTGTGCGGCACCATGCGCCCGAAGTTCGAGGCGGATTTCGACAAGATCAAGCAGCGCCGGAAGACGGATGACGCCCCGGTTGCCACCGCCAGCGAAAGTGCCTGAACGATGCGCGATATCGCCCTTCTGCTCGCCCTGCTGCCCGTTGGCGCGGCCCCGCTCCATGCCCAGACGCCGCCGCCGATCGGCGCGACCCTGATGGCGCCCGGTTTGCCCGTGGCCGATCTCGACAAGGCGTTGCGTTTCTATCAGGTCGCGCTCGGTCTCGTCCCTGCCACCACGCTGCAACATGGGCCAGTGACGGAAGTCATGCTCTGCGCCGACGGCAAGGGCGGCCGGCTGACCCTGATCCTGCTGCACGACAAGGCGCAGAAGGCGCGGCCGGCCGACGGTGGCATCGCCAAGATCGTCCTGCGCGTGCCCGACCTGTCGGGTGTCGCATCGCGCATGCAGGCGGCGGGCTATCCGGTCGGTGCGATCCGCGCATCGGGCAAGGGGCCGGCCATATTGATGATCCATGATCCCGACGGCCATGAACTGGAGCTGGTCGGCAATCCGCCCGGCCCGGCCTAACGCCGAAGCGATATCTCCCGCATCTGCATGGCCAGACACAGACTGCTTGGGTTAGCCCGGCGCCCCAAGGAGAGAATGGATGAGCCAGACACCCAAGGTCGCGGTCGTCACCGGCGCCAGTCGCGGCGCGGGCCAGGGCATAGCGACCGCGCTCGGCCAGCATGGCTGCATCGTCTATGTCACCGGCCGGTCGGAAAAGGCCGGCGATGCGCCGCTGCCCGGCACCATCTACGAAACCGCCGCCGCCGTGACGGCCGCCGGCGGACAGGGCATTGCCGTGCGTGTCGACCATGGCGATGACGAGCAGACCCGCGCGCTGTTCGACCGGGTTCGCACCGAAAAGGGGCATATCGACATATTGGTCAATAATGTCGCCGCCATCCATGACGAACTCACTTTGCCCGGCCGCTTCTGGGAAAAGCCGCTGAAGCTGGCCGACATCATCACCGTCGGCATCCGCAGTTCCTATGTCGCCAGCTATCATGCCGCGCCGATGATGGTCGATCGCGGCCAGGGGCTGATCGTCTTCACATCCGGGTCGGGCGCCGCCCATTATGTCTATGGTCCCGGCTATGGCGCGCACAAGGTCAGCCAGGACAAGATGGCGGCCGACATGGCCGTCGACCTGCGCGATACCGGCGTTACCGCCCTGTCGATCTGGATGGGCGCGCTGCGCACCGGACGCCTGCTGCAACTGATCGCGTCGGACCCGGCCAAATATGCCTATCTGGAAAAGATGGTCGAAACGCCCGAGTTCACCGGCCATGTCATCTGGGCGCTGTCGCAGGATCCGGCATTGGCGGACCATGCCGGCCAGACCCTGATCGGCGCGGAACTGGCCGAACATTATGGGCTGCGCGACGCGGGCGATCGCCAGCCCCCCTCCTATCGGCAAAGCTACGGCGTCGCGCCGCTGCCCCAATATGACCGGATCATCCGCTGAACCGATCGGCCAAGCATCGCCATGGCGACGCCCTTTTCAGATCCGTCCGACGCCGGGCTGGTTTACAACGAAGTTGACAGAGAGGAGGCCGTCATGAGCGACGACAGTTCCGCCGCCATCCGCGACACGCGCAAGGACTGGATCAGCGAGCATCGCGACATGTATCTGCGATCGGGCGGGGCGCAGGGCCATATCATGGACATCACCGCCGTCGGCGGCCATGGCTTCACCACCCATTGCATGATCCGCTATACCGGCCGCAAGAGCGGCAAGACCTTCATCACCACCCTCATCTATGGCGATATCGGCGGCGAAGTGGTGATCGTCGCATCCAAGGGCGGCGCCGACCATCATCCCGCCTGGTATCTCAATATCCGCGACAGCGAGACGGTCGACTTCCAGGTCGCGACCCAGGCGTTCCGCGCGACCTGGCGCGAGCCGCAGGGCGAGGAACGCGATCGGGTCTGGGCCTTCATGTGCCAGGTCTTCCCGGCCTATGCCGGCTATCAGCAATCGACCGACCGCCTGATCCCGCTGGTGATGATGAAGGCGATCGAGCCGATCGACGGCTTCAAGCCATCGGACGCCACCGGCGAACGGCAATATTGAGCGCGGGAGGAGAGCCATGATCAAGCAGATCGTCTTCCTCAGGAAGCGCGACGACCTCTCCATGGACCAGTTCATGGACTATTATGAGAACCAGCATTCGCGCCTGTCGCAGAAGATGGGCGCCAAGCCCGCCCTGCCCAATGCCCAGCGCTATGTCCGCCGCTATGTCACGCCCCAGTCCAACCCGCTGACCGGTGAGGTCATTCATCCCGGCTATGACTGCATCATGGAAATCTGGTGGAACAGCCTGGCCGATTATCAGGCCGCGATGAAGGGGCTGTCCGACCCGGCGATGCTCGACATCCGTAAGGCGGACGAACTGCAGCTCTTCGCCAGCAACAGCAACCCCGTCTGCCTGGTCGAGGAACATGACAGCCCGATGGGGCCGAATGGTGAGATGATGCAGGTGCAACTGGTGCCGCAGGACTGAAAGGAAGAGTTGGAGATGGACCTCGAACAGGAAGTCGCCGCGCTGCGTGCCACCGTGCGCGACCTGCAGGACCGGCAGGCGATCCGCGATTGCATCCTGCGCGAATGCCGCGGACGCGACCGGCAGGATGTCGACATCATCAACAGTTGCTGGTGGGAGGATGGCGTGGACGAGCATGGCCCCATCATCACCCGCGCGCCCGACTATGCGGCGCGGGCCAATATGGGCCATGGCAAATTCTTCCTGTCGACCAGCCACAATATCACCAACCATCTGTGCGAGATCGACGGCGACACCGCCTATTGCGAAAGCTACACGGTCGGCGGCCTGTTCTGGCAGGATGGCAAGACCACGACGATCGCCTTTGGCCGCTACATCGACCAGTTGGAGCGGCGCGGCGGCGAATGGCGGCTGCTCACCCGTCGCTGCACGATCGAGATGACCGCCGACACCGATGCGAGTTGGGTCTATTCCGCCAATGTGAAGGGCTTCCTCAAGCCCCATTGGAGCAGGGAAGACGCCTCCTACCAGCGCCCCGTCATCGCCTCGACCCAGGGCGAACGCTGGTAGCCCGGCGTGCCGGTTATCGGCGCAAAATGCCTCTGCAGAAAAATTCTGCTTGCTTCACATAAGGTTCATGGACCGGACCTATAGATGTGGCTGTCACTTCTTCCCCCCTTGGAGTGACACCTCCCTGAACCTCGGCCCCGTCGCATCCCTTGTGCGGCGGGGTCTCTTTCTGTTCATGCCATGGCACGGGCGACGCACAGCAGCCCCGCCAGCGTCGCGCCATCATCGTCCCGTCGCCAGGCAAGGCCGGTCTCCAGGATCGGCGCATCCTGCAGGTCGAGATAGCGCACCCCGGTTCGCGCGAGGTTGCGCAGCGACGCGGGCACCAGCGCGATGCCCATGCCCGCCGACACCAGGCTGATGATCGTCTGCATCTGGATCGCCTCCTGCCGGATCAGCAGCGGCTGCCCCCGCCCGGCCAGATAGCCGCTCACCAGATCATGGAAGGCCGGCGCCACCCGGCGCGGGAACAGGATCAGCGGCCGGTCGAGCCAGGGATCGCCCTGCGCCTGATCGTCCGCCACCCAGCCG
This window encodes:
- a CDS encoding SDR family NAD(P)-dependent oxidoreductase, producing the protein MSQTPKVAVVTGASRGAGQGIATALGQHGCIVYVTGRSEKAGDAPLPGTIYETAAAVTAAGGQGIAVRVDHGDDEQTRALFDRVRTEKGHIDILVNNVAAIHDELTLPGRFWEKPLKLADIITVGIRSSYVASYHAAPMMVDRGQGLIVFTSGSGAAHYVYGPGYGAHKVSQDKMAADMAVDLRDTGVTALSIWMGALRTGRLLQLIASDPAKYAYLEKMVETPEFTGHVIWALSQDPALADHAGQTLIGAELAEHYGLRDAGDRQPPSYRQSYGVAPLPQYDRIIR
- a CDS encoding nuclear transport factor 2 family protein; translation: MDLEQEVAALRATVRDLQDRQAIRDCILRECRGRDRQDVDIINSCWWEDGVDEHGPIITRAPDYAARANMGHGKFFLSTSHNITNHLCEIDGDTAYCESYTVGGLFWQDGKTTTIAFGRYIDQLERRGGEWRLLTRRCTIEMTADTDASWVYSANVKGFLKPHWSREDASYQRPVIASTQGERW
- a CDS encoding nitroreductase/quinone reductase family protein produces the protein MSDDSSAAIRDTRKDWISEHRDMYLRSGGAQGHIMDITAVGGHGFTTHCMIRYTGRKSGKTFITTLIYGDIGGEVVIVASKGGADHHPAWYLNIRDSETVDFQVATQAFRATWREPQGEERDRVWAFMCQVFPAYAGYQQSTDRLIPLVMMKAIEPIDGFKPSDATGERQY
- a CDS encoding EthD domain-containing protein, translating into MIKQIVFLRKRDDLSMDQFMDYYENQHSRLSQKMGAKPALPNAQRYVRRYVTPQSNPLTGEVIHPGYDCIMEIWWNSLADYQAAMKGLSDPAMLDIRKADELQLFASNSNPVCLVEEHDSPMGPNGEMMQVQLVPQD
- a CDS encoding sterol desaturase family protein; this encodes MLEYLGKGEHLLSLWLGLFVATGIGAGIVSGYFKARKIQPRGFKWKIFRNEAGFAVINLAITGLLLGTIKTKLVEIGAISFNPAPAAWWMIALEYALYFFLFDTYFYWLHRWMHKEPVYSWVHKLHHKSTSPNLLTTLSVSPLESLINGGFVPLFLTVFTVHDATVALIVPTNIIMGLYVHSGYEMLPRWWNRSWATKWFISATFHDQHHRYFTGNFGGYTTIWDRLCGTMRPKFEADFDKIKQRRKTDDAPVATASESA
- a CDS encoding VOC family protein, whose product is MRDIALLLALLPVGAAPLHAQTPPPIGATLMAPGLPVADLDKALRFYQVALGLVPATTLQHGPVTEVMLCADGKGGRLTLILLHDKAQKARPADGGIAKIVLRVPDLSGVASRMQAAGYPVGAIRASGKGPAILMIHDPDGHELELVGNPPGPA